GCGTGCTGATGGAGATTGCCTACAGCTGGCAGTACGACAACACGCCGTCGATCGATAGCGAGAAAGAAGATACCAAGCTGACTGTCGGCGTCGGTTACCAGTGGTGACCGCCCGCGGTTGGTGAAGCGGCCGCAAAGCGCCGCGATCATTGAGAGAAATACGTACGAGGAATTCCCATGCAGATTGCAAACAGCATTGTCGCCATTACCGGGGCCGGGCAGGGCCTCGGCCGCGCCATGGCCGAATACCTGGCCGCACAGGGCGCGCGCCTGGCCCTGATCGACGTCAATGAAGAGGGGCTGCAGCAGAGCGTTTCCGCCTGCGAGGCGCTCGGTGCCGAGGCGCGCAGCTACGTGATCAACGTAGCCAGCGAGGAAGAAGTCGATCGCGGCTTTGCGCAGATCGCCACGGATTTCGGTGGCCTGCAGGTACTGGTCAACAACGCCGGTATCATGCGCGATGGCATGCTGATCAAGGTCAAGGATGGCAAACTCACTGATCGCATGTCGCTGTCCCAGTGGCAGTCGGTAATCGACGTAAACCTGACCGGTGTTTTCCTGTGCGGCCGCGCGGCGGCCGGCATCATGGCGGAAGCGGGTGACGGCGGCGTGATCGTGAATATCTCCAGCCTGTCGCGCGCCGGTAATATGGGCCAGACCAACTACTCGGCCAGCAAGGCCGGCGTCGCTGCGATGACCGTATCCTGGTCGCGGGAACTGGCGCGCTACGGCGTGCGCGTAGCCGGCATCGCCCCCGGCTTTATCAAGACCGACATGGTGGCGCAGATGCGCGCGGAAATTCTCGAGGGCCTGGTCAAACAGGTACCGCTGCGCCGCCTCGGCCAGCAGGAAGAGATCGCCTCAACCGTGGGCTTTATTCTCCAGAACGATTACGTCACCGGCCGCGTGCTGGATATTGACGGCGGCGCGCGCCTCTAACAGGCTGTCGACAAGCCGTGTTGTAGGGGCGGACCTTGTGTCCGCCCTTTTTATTTGTGGCACCGCGGCCTGCTCCCGAGACCAGCACTGCCGCGCAGGGCGAACACAAGGTTCGCCCCTACCGAATGAGTTTGGTAGATATAGAAACAGTGCTGCGTCAGTGCCACGAAGGCGCTGTGGTTGGCTAGATCTTTAATGTCTGTGCCGTAGGGGCGGACCTTGTGTCCGCCCTTTTTATTTGTGGCACCGCGGCCTGCTCCCGAGACCAGCACTGCCGCGCAGGGCGAACACAAGGTTCGCCCCTACCGAATGAGTTTGGTAGATATAGAAACAGTGCTGCGTCAGTGCCACGAAGGCGCTGTGGTTGGCTAGATCTATAATGTCTGTGCCGGAGGGGCGGACCTTGTGTCCGCCCTTTTTATTTGTGGCACCGCGGGCCGCTCCCTAGACCAGTACTGCCGCGCAGGGCGAACACAAGGTTCGCCCCTACCGAATGGACGTGGTGGATATAGAAACAGCGCTGCGTCAGTGCCACGAAGGCGCTGCGGTTGGCTAGCTCTTCAATGTCTTTTCCGTAGGGGCGGACCTTGTGTCCGCCCCTGCTGGCTGTGGCCTGTGCACGGGAGCAGCACTGCCGCGCGGAGCGAACACCGGTTCCGCCCCCGCTCAGCTGATTCTTTCAACCCCGCCCTGTATACGATCCGAAAACATCCACTGCCAAAGCTGGATATGCCGCGCGCGGAATGCGCCGGCGCAGGACAGCAGGTAGTAGCGCCACATACGGTAGAAGCGCTGGCCATAACGCTCGGCAAAGCGTTCCCAGTGTTGTTCGAAGTTCTGATGCCAGGCCATCAGGGTCTTGTCGTAGTCACTGCCGAAGTTGTGCACATCCTCGCATACCAGCAGGTTGTCGGCGGCGTCGCCGATCTGGCCGGCGGAGGGCAGGTCGCCGTTGGGGAAAATATATTTCTCGATCCACGGATCGCAGGTCGAGCGGCGCTGGTTCTTGCCGATGGTGTGCAGCAGCATCAAACCGTCTTTTTTAAGGCAGCGCCTGGCAACCTGCATGAAAGTGCGATGGTTCTTGCGGCCCACGTGCTCGAACATGCCCACGCTGGCGATACGGTCGAAGCGCTGGTCCAGACTGCGGTAGTCCTGCAGGTGCACAGTGATCGGCAGGTCGGCAAAATGTTCGGCAATATAGGCGCTCTGTTCGCGGGAGATGGTGGCGCCGACGCACTCCACGCCGTAGTGTTCAGCGGCATAGCTCACCAGGCTGCCCCAGCCGCAGCCGATATCCAGCAGGCGCATTCCCGGCTTGAGCCCCAGTTTGCGGCAGATCAGGTCCAGCTTGGCGGTCTGCGCCTGCTCCAGATTCTCCGCTTCGCGCCAGTAGCCGCAGCTGTAGGTGAGGCGGCTGTCCAGCATCGACTGGTAGAAATCGTTG
This region of Microbulbifer sp. SAOS-129_SWC genomic DNA includes:
- a CDS encoding SDR family oxidoreductase, producing the protein MQIANSIVAITGAGQGLGRAMAEYLAAQGARLALIDVNEEGLQQSVSACEALGAEARSYVINVASEEEVDRGFAQIATDFGGLQVLVNNAGIMRDGMLIKVKDGKLTDRMSLSQWQSVIDVNLTGVFLCGRAAAGIMAEAGDGGVIVNISSLSRAGNMGQTNYSASKAGVAAMTVSWSRELARYGVRVAGIAPGFIKTDMVAQMRAEILEGLVKQVPLRRLGQQEEIASTVGFILQNDYVTGRVLDIDGGARL
- the cfa gene encoding cyclopropane fatty acyl phospholipid synthase; the encoded protein is MAGEQQDAVNAVSGGRSRHRHLLGELLAEADIRINGDRPWDLRLHREAALDEIIARHSLGLGETYMRGDWDVPALDQFFYRLLKADLPGRIRPWRNAWRFIRSYLINLQSRRRAFEVGERHYDLGNDFYQSMLDSRLTYSCGYWREAENLEQAQTAKLDLICRKLGLKPGMRLLDIGCGWGSLVSYAAEHYGVECVGATISREQSAYIAEHFADLPITVHLQDYRSLDQRFDRIASVGMFEHVGRKNHRTFMQVARRCLKKDGLMLLHTIGKNQRRSTCDPWIEKYIFPNGDLPSAGQIGDAADNLLVCEDVHNFGSDYDKTLMAWHQNFEQHWERFAERYGQRFYRMWRYYLLSCAGAFRARHIQLWQWMFSDRIQGGVERIS